The genomic segment GTTCCGGTACCACCTACGAACGCTTTGAAGCTAACACTGCCAGACGCTCGGGTCACATCGGTAATGGCCACATCCTGGCAGCTATTCAAACGCCAGTAGGTGGTGCCGTCGTTGATATTCAGAGAAATATCCACAACATCCGTGACCTGTGAAGACGGCGCCAGGCTCAAGCGCGCTGGTGAAATGGCTTGATTGCAGTACACCAGCAGATCTTCCGTCTCGCTGATTTTCACTGCCGTAATGTCAGCAGTGAGTGATACTCCGCTATAGGAAGTGACATTAGCCTGATCAATGGTGCCAGAGTTAGAGGTCATCTGAGCTTTCATCAGACTGGTTGTGTTACCAGTACCGCTACCCATGCTGCTGGATTTCAGCGTATAGATCGGGAAGTCGTCGGTAATGTCGGCTTGTTCGTAACCTTGTGGAATTGCCAAACCCGCTACGTCGTCGACACCAATACTCCAGGTGCTGTCGATTACAGGGATCTTGAAGAAATCAACGTCGTAGGTGCGGGTACTGAAGCTGGCAGTGTCGATACCGGCACCCATAGCACCACCGATGATCAGCGTGGTTTCGACGGTTTCACGGTCACTGCTGCCCGAGGTATGACGGACCTTGATCGTCTCAGAGGACGTCACGGTATGGCTGTAGTTGCCAATATCGGTTTCCGAAGTGGCAGTACCCTGATGCCATACGCCGCTGTAACCGATGCTGTACTCACCGTTGTAGACGTTGATCGGGGTGCCTTGTACCGCAGAATCGACGTCGTAGCGGACTTCAATCAGGACGTTTTGTGGTACTCGATCCTTGGCATTCTGCCACTGCTCGTAGCTGGTGCTGACATACCCCGGATCGACGATCTGGCCATCAATATAATGGCTGAATGGACTACCCAGAGCCGGAGTTGGCGCTGCTTGCGTGGTGACCGAGAAGGCGAATGGGGTGCCATTGACTGTCAGAGTGACATCGGTGGTCGCGCCATAGCTATTGCTGGTAGTCGCACGCAACTTGACTTGCGTACCGGCAGGAACAGAGGCACTGCCATTGCCCCAGTTATTGGAACCGTCCAGTTCGTAATGACCATTACTGATGTTGATGTTGGCATCACCATCAAAGCCGGTCAGGGTCACGGCATTACTGTAGATGTACCAGTTTCTGCTGGCGTTCTGCACAGGGTTAAAGACCACTGCATCCGGTGTGGTGTCTGCCACACGGGTGGTTGAGGTGAAGTCGGCTGTCAGGTTGCCCAGTGTGACGGTGCTGGTCACATCGGTTTCCAGCTCCGATGAGCTAACGTGTGATACCTGAATCTGATCTCCCGCTTCCACCTGGGTTGAAGTCCCTGATGGTGCGCCATTCACGAGCAGGAAGCCGGTGTCGACGCTCATGGTCAGCTCACCTTCAAAATTGGACAGGGTCACGGGGTCACTGTTGATGCTGGTGGAAGGTTCGACATCCGTTTGGTCGGTAAAGCTGAAGCTGTTTGGTATGGTATCCGCTGTGCGGGTAGTCGAGGTGAAGTCGGCGGTGACTGAGCCCAGTGTCACTGTGCTGGTTACCTGAGTACTAAAGTCGGACGAGCTGGTGTGTACCACCTGAATCTGGTCACCGTCCACCACTTGTGTTGAGGATCCGGCGACACTGCCGTTGACCAGAAACGAGCCGTTAGTCACTGTCAGTGGCAGTTGCTCCTCAAAACCTGTGATGGTCACGATGTTGCTATTGATTCTGGTGGCAGGTTCGACGTCAGTTTGAGCACTAAAGCTGAAGCTGTCTGGTGTGGTATCGGCGGCACGAGTGGTCGAGGTAAAGGTTGCGTTCACTGAACCGAGCGTGACAGTGCTGGTGGCTGAGGTATCAAAATCGGCTGAGCTGGTGTGGGATACAGCGACCTGATCGCCAGCTTCTACCTGCGCCGAGGTGCCAGCTGCCGTGCCGTTAACGATCAGGGTACCGTTGCCAACAGACATGGTCATCGCAGCTTCAAAACCCGCCAGGGTGATTGCGCTGCTTTGAATGACACCGGATGGTTCAACGTTGGCTTGAGCGGCGAAGGTAAAGCTGTCTGGCGTGGTATCCGCTGCACGAGTAGTGGTAGTGAATGTGAATGCTTCACCATTGATGGTGACCGTGGTCACTTTGGTTTCTTCAAAGCCTTCTGGCTGTTCCTGGTACAAGCGCAGGGTATCGCCAGCTGAAATGGTACCAGAGGTCATCCAGGCACCACCGTTGACCTGGAATTGGCCATTGCTGATGGTAACCGTCGCGTCACCATCGAAGCCGCCGACAGTCACCTGATTACTGAAAGTGCCTTCGCCCAGCGCCAGATCGCTCTGGCTGGTGAAGGAGATACTGTTCGGCGTATTGTCTGCCGCACGAGTGGTGCTGGTGAAGTCAGTGGTGACTGAACCCAGCGTCACGGTGCTGGTAACGGATGTGGAAAAGTTGGAGGAGCTGGTTTGTACGATCTGGATCTGGTCTCCGGCGGAAACCGTAGCAGAAGTACCGGACGCTGAATTGTTCACCAACAGCGAGCCGTTAGTGACGGACAGTGGCAGCGTGCCTTCAAAGCCTGTCAGCGCCACCAGAGTACTGGTCACGCCGGTAGATAGCTCAACGTCGGTTTGAGCTGTGAAGCTGATGTTATCCGGAGTGACGTCAGCCGCACGGGTGGTCGAGGTGAAATCGGCCGTGACGCTGCCCAGCGTGACGGTGCTGGTGACGGCGCTGCCGAAGTCGGAGGAGCTGGTGTGGAACACCTGAATTTCATCACCGGCGGAGACCTGTGCCGGGCTGGCGGTTGCGGTGCCATTCAGAATCAGACTGCCGTTGCTGACGCTCAGGGCCAGCTCGCTATCAAAACCGGACAGGGTGACAGTGTTACTTTCTGCACGGGTTAAGGGTTCTGCGTTGGCCGAGGCGGTAAAGCTGAAGCTGTCTGGCGTGGTGTCGGTTTCTCCATCGGTATTGTCATCGTCGAGTTCAGCGGTTTCGTCAAAGCTGTAGTCGGCTTCGTCGACATCCACGTCAAAGCTGCCGCCATCCATATCAAAGACGATTTTGACATCGTCCAGCACGGCGTCGAAGCCAGTCTGGTCGGCACTGAATGCGGCGTTGAACAGGTCGTAAGTGTTCGGGTCGATGCCTTGCTCTTCAAACTGCTCGGCAAAATTGGCCAGAATCACTTCTTCGGCGTCGGCCAGAGCGGCTGCATCGAAGCTTTCTGCTTCATCATCCCAGGCAGCACGCAGCGCTTCGAGGCTTTGCTGGTCGTTCGCCAGGAATAGCGCTAGGGTGGTCAGCGGGGTCACGTTGACAGTGATGTCGGCAGCTTCAGCAAACGAATACTGGATCGCCAGGCTGCTGTTGTCTGGATGGGCTTCGAGCATAAATGGTGGCGTCATGCCATCCACGTTGACGTTAAATGTACCGTCGTCATCGATAACCACGTTGGTGGAGCGCCCTTCAGCATCGTAAACGAACAGGGTGCCGTCGATGGCCAGGCCGGTGGCTGCGGTACCAGAGAGATAGATAGAATCGCTGCCAGTGTCGGTGTCCTGCTGGTTGTTGCTTGACGACGAGCTGCCACCACAGGCAGTCAGTGTCAGTGAGGATGCTGCCATCATGGCCAGCATCAGTTTGCTGATTTCCATTGAGTCCTTCCTTCGGAGAGTCAACAGGTGCCCGATTGGCCAGACAAGCCTGTGTAATTGAAGTTGTCATGAAGCATCAGAAGGGTAATCTATGACAGATCGGTCAGCTTCACCCATATGGGTGATTTTATTGGTCAATAAGTCCGCGAAGTCGCTGCAAGGGGTATGTTGGATGGATTGTCGTGCAATAATGGAGTCAGGTCTGGCTATGAAATCAGTTCTTGCAACCATACCCGGCACAGACAGTCATTAATCGCTGGGTCAGCAGCATCGCAGTCCGATGCTGGACAGAGACTTGTCGACGGTCATTGTTGAGACAAACGGTGTTTTTTGGCCAAACCGGTTTTCTGAGTGATCTCTCGAAGCAGCAGTAAACCGGCGTTGGAGGTGATGTCGCCGCCGTTGAAGCTGGCTGCAAACTGGTGTCGATCGAGAAAGAAAAACGGAATGGCGTCCTGGTAGTATTCTGTCACGGCGGTAAGCTCTTTGGTGATTGCTTCGACAACAGGAACCATAAGGGATACCGCCGTTCTTGTATAAATATGCGGGTTAGTCCCCTGCGGTGCTCTCATAATGCTGTTAGTGGCTCGTTGTCTACTGTCCCTTAGGGAGCGTTCTCAATTATGCCAGCCAAATGATTGATGACACCAAACAGAGCATCGAGAAGTAATTTCTGGCCAGGCGCTCGTAACGAGTAGCAATGCGGCGATAGCGCTTGAGTTTCAAAAAACATCGTCCAACCAGATTGCGCTCTCTGTAAAGCCCCTTATCGTAATCGCGTTGTTCCTTGCGGTGATGGCGAGGAGGAATCACAGCCCGGCTGCCCTGACTTTCAATCCGTTGAATAAAGGCATCTGAATCGTAGCCCTTGTCAGGCAGGACATAATCCGCAGAAAACCCAGCAATCAAGCACTCTGATTGCCCATATTCAGATGCCTGACCATCGGTGAGAAGCCGTCGCACTGGATTACCAATACTGTCAACGGCCAGGTGGATGGCCAGGTGGATTTTGGTGCTTAATCCACCTCGTGATTTTCCCTGGGCTTCCTGATCACGATCGTTTTTTTGAGGCACCGTGTTGATGAACCCGGACAATACTGCCGTCCACCATCAAATATTCCAGATCCGGTTGATCACTCAGCGCTTCAAAGACCGCTTTCCAAACCCCCTTGTGTGACCAGCGATTGTAACAAACATACACCCGGTGCCAGTGACCAAACTCCGGTGGCAAATCCCGCCAGGGAGACCCGGTTCGGGTAATCCAGAGGACGGCTTCGACAAATTGGCGATTATTCTTTGCGGTGACACCGCAATCCGTGGTTTTTCCAGGAAGCAGATGCTCGATGCGTTCCCATTGGCTATCCCGAAGTACGTTTCTATTCATCTTGGGCAAATCGCGAAAACGCCGAGAAAGTTAATTGAGAACATTCTCTAGTGCCTAACGAGCCGTATGCTTCCATCATTCGGGAAGGCTTTGAAGGTTTAGCCTCTGGGCGCTTTCAAACGCTGTCGGAAGTGATGTATTTCTTTGAGCAGTTCCCAGAATACCCACGCGGCAGTGATGGGCGTGTGAAAGTTCAGCGCGTTAAAGAAACGCTGAACCGGCCTATTTACGCTGGTTACATTGAGCTCGAACGCTGGGGAATTTCACTTCGTAAAGGGCAGCATGAACCCTTGGTGAGTTTGGAAACCTTCAAGAAAGCGCGGGACAGATTAGCCGGGCGAGTTTACGTGCCCGCTAAGAAAAACATCAGCGAAGATTTTCCGCTGCGTGGTTTTGTAACCTGTGCCGATTGTGGCAGCCCCATGACGTCGGGATGGTGCAAAGGGAGGAGCGCCAAGTATCCGTATTACTTCTGTCGCAAGAAAGGCTGTGAGAGCTACGGAAAATCCGTCAAGCGTGATGTGGTCGAAAACGAGTTCGTCGAGCTTCTGAAGACGATCACGCCAGCCAAATCAGCACTGGATGCTGCCGCCAAAATGTTCGATGACATCTGGAAAGCCAGAAGCCAGCACCGCCGAAATTACGCCCAAAAACTCAAAAACACCCTGAAGGACTTAGATAGAACCATGGATTCCGTAGTGGATATTATGGTGAACACATCATCGCCCAGGGCGCGTCAGGGCTACGAAAACAAGCTGGAATCACTGGAGCAAGAGAAGCTGGTTTTAGAGGAGAAAATCCGTCATTTCATGGCTGAACAGGCTGATCAGACACAATCTGTTAGAACCGCCCTCGAATTTTTAGAAAACCCGCATAAACTCTGGGCTACAGGGGAGTTGGCTAACCAAAGAGCTGTTTTAAAGCTGGTATTTTCAGAGCCGCTAGCATGGAAACGAAATGAGGGAGTTAGAACTGCAAAAACCACCTTACCTTTCAAGTACTTAGATGATTTTTCATATCCGAGAAATGGAATGGTGCCCGGAGGCGGAATCGAACCACCGACACGGGGATTTTCAATCCCCTGCTCTACCGACTGAGCTATCCGGGCAACGTCAACTAACACCTGAACGGTACGGCTTGATGTAACGTGCTGTTCGTTGAGTGGCGCGTATTAAACCGCTCTCATGTTTTTCTGTCAACTGTATTCTGGCGATTATTTTTCAGAACTTTCAGGCACATAGCCGTCTGCCTGGTCGAAGTCGGCGCCGGAGAGGAATTTCCCGCGCTGTTCGGTCAGGTATTTGCGTGCTGCCTTGTCCATCATGTTGAGGTGTTTTTCGTTAATCAATCGGGTTTGGTGGGTGGTCCATTCTTCCCAGGCTTTGGCTGATACGTTGTTGAGGATGTCTTCTCCGGCAGGGCCAGGGAAGGGGGCGTTCGCCAACGCTGGCAGTGTTTGCTGGTATTTGCGGCAGAGTACGGTGCGGCTCATGTGGCGTTCCTTGTATTGGGCGGTGGTTCAGAGGCTGGATTGCAGCAGTTTTTTTACCGGTGCGGCCAGGCCCAGTGCGCTTGGGCTGCGGGGATTGTACCAATGCTGTTCGGCTTCGCCTATTTGTGCCGTTGATCTGGTCAGGCTGATTTCTACCGGGTGGATGTGCAGGTGGTAGTGGCTGAAGGTGTGGCGGAAGCTGTTGAGTTCTTGTGTGTGTTCTGCCGTGTCGCCGAAATGGGTGCTTAGCCATTGTTCGGCTTGTGCCATGGAGGGGGCTTCCGGAAAGCTCCATAAACCACCCCATATACCGGTTTGAGGGCGTGGTTGTAACAGGTATTCGCCTTGTGGGTTGCGCAGCATCAGCATCCAGGTGTGTTTTTCCGGTTTGTCTTTTTTGGGTTTGCTGTTGGGGTATTGGGTAGGTTTGCTGCTGGCGTGACCTCGGCATTCCGGTTGTAGCGGGCAAATGCCGCAAGCTGGTTTGCTGCGGGTGCAGAGGGTGGCCCCCATGTCCATCATCGCTTGGGTGTATTCGCGGTGGCGGTGTTGCGGCGTCAGGCGTTCGGCAATGTCCCAGAGCCGGTTTTGTACTGTGGTGGTGCCGGGCCAGCCTTCGACGGCGTAAAAGCGGGTGAGAACCCGTTTGACGTTGCCATCAAGGATGGCGGCTCGTATGTCCATGCTGATGGAGACGATGGCTCCGGCAGTGGAGCGGCCAATGCCGGGTAATTCGGACAGTTGTTCGACAGATTGGGGGAATTCGCCGTTATAGCGTTCGACGATCTGTCTGGCGCAGGCGTGCAGGTTGCGACCTCGGGCGTAGTAGCCGAGCCCGGTCCAGAGGTGCAGGACATCGTCTTGTTCGGCTGTTGCCAGCGCTTGTACGTTGGGGAAGCGTTCCATGAAACGCTCGTAATAGGGAATAACGGTAGCTACTTGGGTCTGTTGTAGCATGATTTCAGACACCCACACGCGGTAGGGGGTGATGTCTTGTTGCCACGGCAGGTGTTTGCGCCCGTGCAAGTCGTACCAGTGGAGAATGGTGTCAGCGAAGGCGGTGGTGGTCAGGGCAGATGTCATCAGCGGGAATCATTATTTCAAGGTAGCGGTTTGTGCCTCGCGGAGAAATAACTGCAGTTGTTGCAGGGTTAGCGGTCGGCTGAAAAGATAGCCCTGACCTTCATCGCAGAGGTTATTTCGCAGGAAGTTTACCTGATCTTCGGATTCAACACCTTCAGCAACGACGATGATTCCAAGTTTGTGGGCCATGGCGATGACGGCTGCGGTAATGGCCATGTCATTGGTGTCATCGGGGATATCGAGGACGAAGGATCGGTCGACCTTGAGTACTTCGATCGGTAAGCGCTTGAGGTAGGCGAGTGATGAGTAGCCGGTACCGAAGTCGTCAATGGCAAAGCGGACGCCGATCGCTTGCAGGCTGGCCATGGTGGCAATGGCACTTTCGACGTCGAGCATCAAGGTGCTTTCGGTGATTTCCAGCTCCAGGTTGGAGGGTGACAGCCCGGATTCTTGCAGCACTTGGCTGATAACGGTTTCAAGGTCGGGAGCGGCAAATTGTCGTGCCGACAAGTTGACGGCAATACGGGCGTTTTCTGGCAGCGCCCCCGACTGTAGTAGCGCTCGCATTTCGGTGCAGCTGCGCTCCAGTACCCAACGGCCAATGGCGAGAATCTGTCCGGTTTCTTCGGCTACGGGGATAAATCGGTCTGGCGAGACGAAGCCTTTTTCCGGGTGGTGCCAACGGATCAGCGCCTCTACGCCGGTGGTGTGGTAATCCCGCAGGCTGATTTTGGGCTGATAGGCCAGTGTGAACTGGTTTGCTGTCAGCGCATCGTTAATTTCCTGTTCCCAGCTCAGGTGTTCAAGAATCGAGCGGTTCATGTCTTCCGAGAAAAATTGGACGTTGTTGCGGCCGAGTTCTTTGGCGCGATACATGGCCAAGTCGGCGTTTTTCATCAGTGTGTTGGGATCGCTGGAATCCTGTGGGGTCAGGGTGATGCCGATGCTGACGGAGGTGGTGATGTCTTGGCCCTTGATGCGGATTGGACGACTCAGTGCTTCGAGCAGTTTTTCGGCGACGGTCAGTACATCGGATGTATGGTTGACATCGGTCAGCAAGATGGTGAATTCATCGCCACCAATGCGGGAGACGGTATCTCTATCACGCACGCAGTTGCTGAGCCGTCTGGCGACTTCTTGTAGCAGTAAGTCACCTGCATCGTGGCCCATGGAGTCGTTGATACGTTTGAACTGATCCATGTCGAGAAACATCAGTGCCAGGGTGGAGCGGGTTCGTTGGGCAGACTTGATGGATTTGGCCAGCCGGTTTTTAAACAGTCGTCGGTTGGCGAGGCCGGTGAGGGCATCGTAGAAGGCCAGATTTTCCATTTGCAGCTGGGCCGATTTCAGCTCGGATATGTCAGATATGGCTCCGAGGTAGCCAATGACTTCACCATCGCGGTCATTCAGGGAGCTGGCCATCAGGTGAATCCATGTCTGGGTGCTGTCGCGATGAAGCAAGCGCAGATCCATGGCAATGCTTTCCTGGTAGGTCGTTAACCGTTGCCAGGCGTCACGCAGGCTGTCGAGGTCGGCCGGAGCGATGCAGCCAAACCAGCGCTCGAGTTCTGGCAGGTCGCCATGCATCTGGTGAATTTCTCGCCAACGCTGGTTGACGTATTGCAGTGTTTGTTGGGTGTCTACCTGAAAAATACCCACTGGTGAAAAAGTGGCCAGTTTACGGAAGCGGGCCTCATTTTCTTTTAAGGCGGCATGCTCGCTTTCGATGGTGTGTAGTAGTGAGTTGAACAGGTCAACCAAAGCACCCAGTTCGTCGTCGGTTTCCCGTGTTGCGCGGATGGAATAGTCCTTGTCTTGTGCGATACGCTTGAGTGTTGCGTAAAGGTCGTGTAGTGGACGTAAGATCAATTCTTTCAGTCGTGAAGAGGCGAAAAATCCGAGCAGTAAGGCGAGGGCGGAAATGACGATTGAAAAGGCACCAAATTGCTGCAGCCGCTTGTTGAGTGAGTCGTTGGTTGCCTGAATTGTCAGGGTTCCAATGACGTTTTTGTTGTACTGAATGGGGAAGACCCATTGCCTGGGGTCGTTGCTGTCTGGATGTCCTTCAAGCGGGCAGCTTTCTGCTGAAGATGGGCCATCGCGCAGGTAGCTGATGAGCAGATGGTTGCTGATATCGTAGATGCAGCCACTCAGAATGTCGCCGTGGGCGCTGAGTGAGCGAATGGTTTCTTGCAAATCATCGATGTGGCCCGCTTTGATTTCATGCGCACTATGCCGTGCCATCATGCTGCCGAGCGTGGTCAGCTGGCGCTCGCTGTCCTGGCGAGTCAGGTAGTATTCCAGCCAGGTGAATGTAATGCTTGAAAATATCAATGTGAGGGTTGTCGTCAGCAAGGCGACGATCACCAGCTTGCGCTTCAGGCTTTGTACCTGCAGTTGCATGTGTTTCTCAGCTCGCTTGGGGCGGTTACGTGATGTTGTCCGCATAAGATAACATCATAGTATGTACCATAACCCGGATTATTGCCGGATCTGATGTGCTTGCTTGAGCTCGGAAACAGGGAACTGGGGAGGGCTGGGAGCTGTGCTGTTACAGCCCCCGGTGGCGCTATTCTGCAGTCGAGTTTTGCAGGGCAACCTGATCGGCTTCCTTCTGTAACTGCGTCAGCAGTTCGTTCATGCGGGTGGTGGCATTGCTTGGGTTGGTGCCTTGCAGGCGTTCGGCCATTTGATCACGGTAGGTCTTGACCATGCTCAGGCCGGAGACGACAGCATCGTACACCCGCCATTGGACGTCGGCTTTTTCCCGGTAGAGTTTGAAGTCGATAGGGATGGTGTTGCCGTTGGTCTGGGTCAGGTGTCCCTGAACAAATGCCTTGTCACCTTCCGGATTGATACGGGCTTCTTCAAATTCCAGCTTTTCACCACTGAATGCCTTGAAGGCACCACTGTAGGTGCGAATTTGCAACTCACGGAAACGGTCAATAAATTCTTGTTGCTGGTCGGGGTTGGCCAGTCGCCAGTATTTGCCCAGTGCGCCTTTGGCGATTTTTTCCTGATCAATGGCAGGAACGATGTACGACATCACGAGTTCGCGTACTACGGTATCGGTGCGTTGTTCTGCTGGGGTCTGGTTCAGTTTATCAATCAGTCCGTTGGTTGCTCGAGTGACCACTTCCGATGGTGTTGGAGCGGCCCAGACAGCGAGGCTGAAAAGCAACGTGGAAATGGTGGTCAGGAGTCGAAGCATGAGTGAGTCGTCCATTGGTGTGTGGGTTGGCTACAGGCAACAGATCAGGTTCTGATTACTTGTGCAGTATGTCGTGCCAGGTGTCACTTGTGTAGCGTCCATTGCTTGAAAAGATTGTTGCCTCTGGTGGCTGAAAGTATTTTCTGTGGTGGACTGTAGGCTCGTCGTCGTCAATTTAGGGGTTCTCTACGGCTGCCATATCCAGGCCGATTCGGTACGTTTGAAACCCCGTTTTTCCAGCGCGAGTACCAGTGTTTCCGGGGCTGTATTGATACGGATGGTGATTTCCTGATCACTGGCCCAACGTTGCAGCAGGTGTATTGTCTGATGCATAACCCCCCGGCGCTGCGTGATACTTCTCACTGCGGCGTTTGATAACGTAACGGTCTGGTGATTCCGGGAGACGAGTATAACGCCGATGATGCGGTCGTTAAATCGCGCTGCGATAAGCCAACCCTGCTGTTCAAAATGGTGTTGTAACGCGGGCGATAGTAATTGCTCGTCGGTCGTATCGGCCTGAATCTTGGCGATATCAGCCCAGTCGGCAGGGGTGGGCTGGTTGATATGTTCGAGTTTGACGGGCACTTGAGGCTCCCTTGGGACTGAATTGAGCGGCAACGTTGCTGTATTTGGACGCTGGTCGAGGTTTCATGGAGGTTTTCCACCGCGCCCTTTATAATGGTTTCCTTTTTCTTTGGCGATAGTTTGGAGCATTCCATGGCCCG from the Candidatus Thalassolituus haligoni genome contains:
- the mutY gene encoding A/G-specific adenine glycosylase, whose translation is MTSALTTTAFADTILHWYDLHGRKHLPWQQDITPYRVWVSEIMLQQTQVATVIPYYERFMERFPNVQALATAEQDDVLHLWTGLGYYARGRNLHACARQIVERYNGEFPQSVEQLSELPGIGRSTAGAIVSISMDIRAAILDGNVKRVLTRFYAVEGWPGTTTVQNRLWDIAERLTPQHRHREYTQAMMDMGATLCTRSKPACGICPLQPECRGHASSKPTQYPNSKPKKDKPEKHTWMLMLRNPQGEYLLQPRPQTGIWGGLWSFPEAPSMAQAEQWLSTHFGDTAEHTQELNSFRHTFSHYHLHIHPVEISLTRSTAQIGEAEQHWYNPRSPSALGLAAPVKKLLQSSL
- a CDS encoding EAL domain-containing protein, which encodes MQLQVQSLKRKLVIVALLTTTLTLIFSSITFTWLEYYLTRQDSERQLTTLGSMMARHSAHEIKAGHIDDLQETIRSLSAHGDILSGCIYDISNHLLISYLRDGPSSAESCPLEGHPDSNDPRQWVFPIQYNKNVIGTLTIQATNDSLNKRLQQFGAFSIVISALALLLGFFASSRLKELILRPLHDLYATLKRIAQDKDYSIRATRETDDELGALVDLFNSLLHTIESEHAALKENEARFRKLATFSPVGIFQVDTQQTLQYVNQRWREIHQMHGDLPELERWFGCIAPADLDSLRDAWQRLTTYQESIAMDLRLLHRDSTQTWIHLMASSLNDRDGEVIGYLGAISDISELKSAQLQMENLAFYDALTGLANRRLFKNRLAKSIKSAQRTRSTLALMFLDMDQFKRINDSMGHDAGDLLLQEVARRLSNCVRDRDTVSRIGGDEFTILLTDVNHTSDVLTVAEKLLEALSRPIRIKGQDITTSVSIGITLTPQDSSDPNTLMKNADLAMYRAKELGRNNVQFFSEDMNRSILEHLSWEQEINDALTANQFTLAYQPKISLRDYHTTGVEALIRWHHPEKGFVSPDRFIPVAEETGQILAIGRWVLERSCTEMRALLQSGALPENARIAVNLSARQFAAPDLETVISQVLQESGLSPSNLELEITESTLMLDVESAIATMASLQAIGVRFAIDDFGTGYSSLAYLKRLPIEVLKVDRSFVLDIPDDTNDMAITAAVIAMAHKLGIIVVAEGVESEDQVNFLRNNLCDEGQGYLFSRPLTLQQLQLFLREAQTATLK
- a CDS encoding acetyl-CoA sensor PanZ family protein translates to MPVKLEHINQPTPADWADIAKIQADTTDEQLLSPALQHHFEQQGWLIAARFNDRIIGVILVSRNHQTVTLSNAAVRSITQRRGVMHQTIHLLQRWASDQEITIRINTAPETLVLALEKRGFKRTESAWIWQP
- a CDS encoding IS5 family transposase (programmed frameshift), producing MNRNVLRDSQWERIEHLLPGKTTDCGVTAKNNRQFVEAVLWITRTGSPWRDLPPEFGHWHRVYVCYNRWSHKGVWKAVFEALSDQPDLEYLMVDGSIVRVHQHGASKKRSDQEAQGKSRGGLSTKIHLAIHLAVDSIGNPVRRLLTDGQASEYGQSECLIAGFSADYVLPDKGYDSDAFIQRIESQGSRAVIPPRHHRKEQRDYDKGLYRERNLVGRCFLKLKRYRRIATRYERLARNYFSMLCLVSSIIWLA
- a CDS encoding oxidative damage protection protein codes for the protein MSRTVLCRKYQQTLPALANAPFPGPAGEDILNNVSAKAWEEWTTHQTRLINEKHLNMMDKAARKYLTEQRGKFLSGADFDQADGYVPESSEK
- a CDS encoding beta strand repeat-containing protein, which encodes MEISKLMLAMMAASSLTLTACGGSSSSSNNQQDTDTGSDSIYLSGTAATGLAIDGTLFVYDAEGRSTNVVIDDDGTFNVNVDGMTPPFMLEAHPDNSSLAIQYSFAEAADITVNVTPLTTLALFLANDQQSLEALRAAWDDEAESFDAAALADAEEVILANFAEQFEEQGIDPNTYDLFNAAFSADQTGFDAVLDDVKIVFDMDGGSFDVDVDEADYSFDETAELDDDNTDGETDTTPDSFSFTASANAEPLTRAESNTVTLSGFDSELALSVSNGSLILNGTATASPAQVSAGDEIQVFHTSSSDFGSAVTSTVTLGSVTADFTSTTRAADVTPDNISFTAQTDVELSTGVTSTLVALTGFEGTLPLSVTNGSLLVNNSASGTSATVSAGDQIQIVQTSSSNFSTSVTSTVTLGSVTTDFTSTTRAADNTPNSISFTSQSDLALGEGTFSNQVTVGGFDGDATVTISNGQFQVNGGAWMTSGTISAGDTLRLYQEQPEGFEETKVTTVTINGEAFTFTTTTRAADTTPDSFTFAAQANVEPSGVIQSSAITLAGFEAAMTMSVGNGTLIVNGTAAGTSAQVEAGDQVAVSHTSSADFDTSATSTVTLGSVNATFTSTTRAADTTPDSFSFSAQTDVEPATRINSNIVTITGFEEQLPLTVTNGSFLVNGSVAGSSTQVVDGDQIQVVHTSSSDFSTQVTSTVTLGSVTADFTSTTRTADTIPNSFSFTDQTDVEPSTSINSDPVTLSNFEGELTMSVDTGFLLVNGAPSGTSTQVEAGDQIQVSHVSSSELETDVTSTVTLGNLTADFTSTTRVADTTPDAVVFNPVQNASRNWYIYSNAVTLTGFDGDANINISNGHYELDGSNNWGNGSASVPAGTQVKLRATTSNSYGATTDVTLTVNGTPFAFSVTTQAAPTPALGSPFSHYIDGQIVDPGYVSTSYEQWQNAKDRVPQNVLIEVRYDVDSAVQGTPINVYNGEYSIGYSGVWHQGTATSETDIGNYSHTVTSSETIKVRHTSGSSDRETVETTLIIGGAMGAGIDTASFSTRTYDVDFFKIPVIDSTWSIGVDDVAGLAIPQGYEQADITDDFPIYTLKSSSMGSGTGNTTSLMKAQMTSNSGTIDQANVTSYSGVSLTADITAVKISETEDLLVYCNQAISPARLSLAPSSQVTDVVDISLNINDGTTYWRLNSCQDVAITDVTRASGSVSFKAFVGGTGTDGSNTNLYQVATAYVSFDTSTSGSLSNKVSITNKVLFTEIDTSNNRTVLAMSAIDSNNVVYAVSQPNEVMWGTSALYLYKGDTGSTHQLIGSDVEPFNNWNTIWTVDDIFVWNKPGDPQIYLVSGNRGVIRVDADNRNLSNYSVLSAGSTCIDGVTGIPNDSKITLYCHDRDGDPSHILNFDDQ
- a CDS encoding phospholipid-binding protein MlaC — encoded protein: MLRLLTTISTLLFSLAVWAAPTPSEVVTRATNGLIDKLNQTPAEQRTDTVVRELVMSYIVPAIDQEKIAKGALGKYWRLANPDQQQEFIDRFRELQIRTYSGAFKAFSGEKLEFEEARINPEGDKAFVQGHLTQTNGNTIPIDFKLYREKADVQWRVYDAVVSGLSMVKTYRDQMAERLQGTNPSNATTRMNELLTQLQKEADQVALQNSTAE